The DNA sequence tcatttacaagtgacatgcaggtgtgagaataaatgttctttaatggtCTCATACACTGTGTTGAGGCTGGTTGCGCAACATAATGGACACTCTAAATgttgaacagcatggtgtcgtgaggttttcgacagctaaaggtgtttcccaaaaaggaAATGGTCTGCGCATgcctgccgtgtacgttgaacattgcattttatgcgacactgtgaagcgttggagcaaacggttcaaaaaaggacgtgaaagttgcaaagacaatccaaGACCGGGTCCCCAAAGCCACCAttcaatcacccccaacacaattgcaaaggctgatgagcTGATAAGTGCAGAGCGGAGGATAACCATCGATGAATTGGTAGGGTGTGTGaatatcagtcacggttcggaAAGCACCATAATCCCTGAagatctcggttatcggctcttgtgtgcgcagtgGATGCTCAAGAtcttgaaccaccgccagaagacggagagagGGTCGGCGCtgtcttgactcatctaatccggtagcAGAATGAGGGGgtcgactttttgtctgcagttgtgaccggtgacgaatcatggtgccgatactacgagcctgaaacccGATGgcgaagcttacagtggaaacatgcACCAGCCCCGAAGGAAGCAAAGGCCATAATTCATGCCGGAAacgtgttgttgacttttttttcattgtctgGGACCATTATTGATCGATTTTACTAAACCTGCAGAGGCTATCAATCGTTTCTGATATATTGAAAAGGCGGATCGGCTGCGTGCCGCTATCAAGAACAGTGGAAAATTGACGATTGGCGTCATCTTGGCGTCAAACTGGATTGGCGCCAAAATGGCAAAGTTCAAGTTCGAAACGCTGCAGCATCCGCGATACTGTccagacctgttgccttgcgacttccacattttggggcaattgaaaaaacggctcaagggaaccagattcgtgtcggacgatgacgtgaaggaGTCAGTTACTAACTTTTTGAACCACTAACCCAATGAGTTTTATGAAACGGGAAGCGCGCGACTtcttagtcagtgggacaaatgtgtaAATTCTCATGGAGCCTACTTTTAAATAAGGTGCTCCGTTTCTTACATATTCgcactggctcactttcatttgactcgccctcgggtattttgcagaacggctttttATATGCGCTCTATGTTGCGACTATAACATTCGTGTAATTACAATACACGACGAATGACAGCATTGGCGACAATACAtttgaacaaaggacagcgtcattaaCATTTTTCTCtagccgttgcatatgtacaaaatggtaaacaaggttcttcaatgacaaagtttcgttaaaatatttgtccaaaacttgttcatttcgtggcctttacatttttcaaagcagcggcatgcactgatatacaaactgatatagttctaaagttcgcgttatgtttttttttttacttactgaATAGAgagaaacatggaagcattgatatcagttatatcGTGAAAATTTTTTGACACATACGAGTATAATTCTTTTATgagaaaatacatattttacttgtcttgacattgcgtagcgttcaagaattcatttgcagcatctttggcaatggcaatgcagttattattcatgtattggatgcttcgacaaattctgtaaggaggaggccaagctggaAGGTTATCCCGCCttaacgaaatttctggctacgccactgcatcaTACTCTACCATTACTTACGCTTGCAATGACTCCAGTTCTATCAATCTCTAGCGCGCTGTTCTTCCACTGATGATTCAATCGTCTTTTACTTTACTACTCACACTTTTTCTTCAATTACAACGCTTCCTGAAGGTGGACACTCCCTATGGGTGCCGctgccttaaagggacacaaaaggcacataataagtcgacgtggactgtttgaaTACCATTGCAGAGACCTcgtaacgcttgtttcgtgccaagaaattTGTTATCTTACGAGAAagttgcatctgaagggtccgaatgcctttttcgaaattcaaatctcccacaaCCCAACCGGGGGATCGGTGATGTTGCATATTCCTTCCCCGCCATTTGCCGCTGTCGGTGAACGGCGCCTCACAGACTTCGGCTCCGTGTCATGATTCGCCGCTGCAGCGGGTTTTtcgtcaagtggcgtagaccgttcgtgCTCCCCGTGACATCACGTGCaagttgaattctctgccacTTGccgtttgtgcgagtttcgcgagccagcgaaACCAGCagagcactacgcgataacgaaactgaagaaacgcgaaagcgtggtcGGCGCAGAGTCGGGCGAAAACGAAACTTTAGGGCCACCCGCGTCCTGCCAAAGGTAATTTcaatgattctttttttttctaaagatgaaatagaactggataagCAGTATTTTTTCGTCTGGTaatacaatacaatgatgttttttgtaacgagtggttgagtaccaATAACAGAATaacaggagtgctttcgtcatcggacaAGTGTTCGAATGTCCCGggagagtctctaatcatgtcctgcatttgcatgtttttcaaTTATTAGGCCCCTGTTCGCGATGATACTGACGCCATACAGATTCTCAAGCAGCAATCTATCCcttatgcttgacttgatatttgCGCTTAGTGTCCCTTTGAATCTTGGGAATCCACTGCAATGTGCCGAGTCATTTCCcgtcttattttcttttctttcttttttggcggcACACACATGAGTCACTCTGTGAGGCATATTTGATCCGGTATGTTATTGTGCTCACGCAGTCAGCTTGAGCCTGAAATAACAGCTCTTTGCATTATCAAACATATTTGTTCTCCTGATTTTTTTTCCTTGGGTATGTGTAAATCTTCGTGCGCTTTTTTGTTTCAACCACTTGCACCCAATTTGGCGTCTCCTAttatctcactttctttttggcGAATCCTGGTTGTTTATTTACCCTTTCAATTAACCTGTCCTTGAATGCCAATTTCCTTGACCTTCCCCTTCATTCCGTGTCCACGCTTTCGGGTTGCAactatttgtgcactttagccggccattttttttcattgatgtTCCTTAGTCTACCTTCAAAAATAATATTCCTAaacgcttctctgacttcaaacgaaGCCCAACCGATCCCTCCTGGCACTGCATCGTTTGTGAAATTACCATGGGTGCCATGTAAAACGCACAATAGCACTACTCCTACCAACCGGTATCCTATACTAAGAAGGTTTCGTATTAAAACAACCCtatttgtagaaaaaaaattaatacagGTGAGATTTTGCGTTATCTCCCGGTGCATAACAAAGAAGGAAACAGGAACAGAAAGCGTGAAGAAAACTGGATTGCTTGTTTAACCTGATTCTTATGCAAACTGAGTGTGTGAAAAATCGAGTGAAAGGTTATCGCTGTCACGCGTTGCTCGGGCTGCGCTGAGAAGGCACGTCGAGTGTCCCCTTCCACGTCACTCGATAGCAGTATGAGGCTCCACAGTGTATGCGCGTATAAGCTTGTTATGCAcatgcttgtttgtttgtgtgtttgtgcgtgtttcTTTGTGCGTCCGTGTGCGCGTTTTGTACGTGCTTGCGTTCATGCGTTTGTGTGCGTTCCTGTTCTTGCATGCGCGTGCATGTAGGTGCGGGATTACTTGATCCATTGCGCGggtgtatttgtgtgtgtttgcgtgcgcgcCTTTTTATGTGATAAAGCGTGgctgcgtatgtgtgtgcgcaCGTGTTTGTTCGGGCGTGTTTGGCTGCATATGTGCGTTCGCAGTTGTTTGTGTGCGCTTGTCTGTGTATTTGTCCATGCCTGTGTGCGTGCttgtgcctgcgtgtgtgtgtttgcgaggAGCGGGTGTGTATTGCTTGcacgcatgtgcgtgtgtgtatgttccAGCGCGTCAATTACAATTTGATACAATCGCTAGGCTTTCACAGCTACGTTTACATTCAACAAATTTCACCAAAATCGGCGCAGACGTTGCCGACAAGAACAATTTATCGGTTCGCATGTACAGTAACTTCTCACTATAACGAAGCTGAACGGGATGCCGAAATTAGTGACATCCATTACACAGTTTTATCCATTATTGCTCTTTACTGCAATATGTCCTAATGGAATGCGCAACTTCCAACATGCATGGAAGGCGACATAACGGTCCACGAAACGCCTGTACGACCCCGCAGGCAATGACATTTTAATGAAAGAGCAAATGAAACTTCGGCATTCCAAACACACGGCCTGCCTCTAATGCCGGTGCCTTCTGTTCCAATGTGATGGACGTTCGTTTCCGCTTTCCACTTGGCTGGTCGTGAAACCGGCGAAACGGTGATGCGGTAGAAGAAAACAGCTAGCAAACAGCGAAGCGAACGTCCTGGTCGGGCAACCCGTGGCACACAACACGATGCGCGCacttaacctctctgtctttttaaagcgaaaggtTTACTGGCCGCGAATTCGCGATTTCGCCGTGgaggtgctccgaggaggcaaatgacgtcacaacgcgcaaCCTCGCCACGGATATTTCCCTTTCTCTCGCTCCCTAGCCACTACTGCggatgcgccactagtagcaccgagccacaggtgtttcGCCGGTGCGCAGCGCCTCGCCTTTCCGCACCCGCCGTGTGGTATGACGTCACATCGCGCTCCTCGTCGTtacgctcgcctccgctcgcttcggcagctgcgtcgcatgccttaTAACATGTCGgatgattgaaaaggagagctcgcgtgcgccgcaaccacagttgagctggcagtatggatggcgacaattctgataagcaggaggaggcctggaatcgacatcggaaagaaaggaagaggaagcGAATTGCCCAGGAAACAGAAGAACAAAGCGCCGAACggctggctaaacgccgcaacatagctagacaaccagactaacctggactcgcaatcaaaattaaccaaggctaaccatgctatgccttagctttcgctacgtgcATACTGGCATATCCGAGCTaaaccactgccaattttttttaggGTCTAAAGTCGTTTGCTCTTGTTTAAGGTCGCTAACATCTCCCCTCACTGTGCTCTGTGAAAAAACCTAAAAACAAAACTATTCGGTTGCTCCATTTTTGAAGGCAACGACGAAACTTGAGCTGCGCTCGGTGGCGCGTTCACCGTGCGCACGCATTCACGAGCTATGAAGAAGAAGCTATAGTGAACCGTACGCAGCTGTTCGAGTCCTTGCAGCAGTATCGCTCGACCCGAAAAACAGGCACGCTCCTAGCCGTCATAACGTGGGTTGACGGCATCCCATTCCTCCACCACCACCAATTTCGGCGGCGGTGAGACCAGCGGCGGCATTTCTCGCGACTGCGCTGCCGTCGCCGCCCCACACGCCCGCGCCCAGGTCACCGCCGCCTTACGCATCTCGTACCAACAGCAACGCCACTTCTCACTTCGCCGGTAAACAGCCCCATGGAATCGGGAGCCAATGCCGGCTCAGATCAGGTAGCGTCGCCGCCGCGGAGCATCCTGGATGGCTTCGTGTCTTCCTCGGACACGCGGCCCATCATCCAGGAGAACGTCTACGTCATTCTGGGCCACGGCAAGTTCCAGAGGAGGGTGCTGTCGTGCGCCGTGCTTTGCCTGACGGTGCTTCTGTTGCACGCGTTCGCGTACCGACTCATCGGTCGTCCCGTGCAGCACTGGTGTCGCCCGCCCGACGAATTTCTGCACGTGCCCGTCCAGGAGTGGAAAAACGTGGCCATACCCGTCTTGGCCGACGGCAGCCTCAGCGAGTGCAGCGTATACGACCCACCGGTGCCGGTGAGCGTTCGATTCTTTTTATTTCTTACGCGTGTATAACCCCACACGTTGACGGTTAAGAACAGCATAGGTTATAGAGCAGACGGAGACCTGGCGCTGTGACATCTTTCAGCTGACGTGGGAAGGTTGTTTGATACGCAGATTCGCGTGATCTTCGTCTCGGCCCGTCATGTCAGTTTACTGCCCTTTATTTCCTGTTCGTTTCCCAAATGTGGCAGCAATCTTATTAGACGTGGAAGGCAATAAACCTGTGCATACATGCATACCCACGGCGAACTGTTTGCATTCGTAGCGCAATATTTTGTTTAAACTGATCCATTTGCAAGCTCAGACTCGTTCGAGGCCGCAAAGACGGAAATGACCCGAATTCATGCAATGCCCTGTATTTCGCGTTAAGCAGCTTTGACTGACCACACTTTCCTTCCTCGTAATTATTAACCTGTAAGTTTCGAAGCAATTTGTCGGTGTTCCTATGAAATTACAAAAAATGTTAATGTTCGGGAATGTGCGATTGAATGTTATCACCCTACGGACTTTCGTAGCGCCGGTATCGCTCCGCACAACATCGTAATGTGGAAGATCGGGCGACGTCTCCTCCAGAGATACTATGGCATAGGGATGGGTACCTGCTCACGGAATTTTTAGGGCTTTTATGGAAAGCAGAACTGTGGAAAAGCTCATACCTCGTTGTTTGAGCGTGCATCGTATATGTAATTTTAGACGCTCTTGGGCCTGTTCTTCAAATTGTACAGAGTTTATTTTTATAATTCTTTTCCATTTTAATAAAGAATCCAAGTTTCGCCACAAGGACGAAGCAATGAATGGGATAACAGCATTTTcaaatattacacgaagtgtagGGTTCATATCTCTAGTAGCATTGTGAATTGCAGCAAAGGTATGCTTACTAAATAAACGCACGTATAGTGGCACTTGTAGACACCTGAACAGAGGAAACCCGATGACCGCGAGCAGCATCGGTGAGAACTGCAGGGTCTCGTCGGCGTTGTCGCTTTGTGCCGACTTCGCGTTCCCGTACTGCGGCAAGCTCAATTTGGACACGATGCGTGCGTCCACATCGCGCTTTGCAAGAGCAGGTTCTTGTCGACGTTGTCACTTATCCTCCGCTTCGTGTTCCCCAGCGCCACCTCCGGGCGTCTCCTCCGTTCAGCTGCAGCTTCCGCCGCACACGCGCCAGCACATTGTTTCTGCACCTGAACTAACGGAGATCACTTTGCGCGTATACATGCGAGCCCGCCGTGCTTCGTTGTGATTAGCGTTTCACTGGATCTACTGCACCGGTGTTCTGAAAACACGCGGACGCGTGTTTTTCTATTTGGGCGACGCGATGCTTCGCTGCGGAACCCACGCACCGGCGGCTGTCATTCTAGACAGCGTAATCCAGCTGCAACGTGCGGAAAAACTGTAGCACAAGCCGAGATGGTCTGGGTGGTCTGCATAGGCTGCGTAGGCTGCGGCTGCGTAGGCTGTAACCCGAGCTATCAGCCTGCAACTTCTTCTGTACACCAGTCTGTGCGATAGGCACAGGAACACGCCTAGACATCTTTCAGCAAATATGGTGTTCAGATTCTGACTCGAAGGGAGATCATATGCTCATTGCGAGTAGTGTTCTTCCGTAAACGTTCTAGAATTAAATGAATCCGTATATTTATGTATAATAATTGATGACGGAGAAAAATGGTGTAAAATGAtaaaagaaagttgcagtttcacccgaaagccgaagcatcgattgcgaccgCAGCTAAGttgacagctgtacgaagtaaggatagtattttCGTCGGCGGCATCAACTTCGGAACATATGTATATTAACAAAAATTAACAAGCatcgtgtcacgcgcgcacaatcaAACGtgcacacatctcactcgatgaccgcagacactcgctgtcgaaacgctggaatGAGGACGCACGGCACCAGGAGCGAGCTAGAGGAACTTCGCGCTGCCTCTCCTCCTTGCATgagatggaagacggcgcgcttcctctccgctttcttccctAGCATGCGCGAGATTGAGTCGCTATCATCGGCCCACCATGacacgcttttactcgcaaatACGGTGCGCGTCGACGATTTTATCGCGCTTGCACTTTATATGGATCATCacgctgacgccgacgccgacagcgaCAACCACAGCAAAAATGCGCCGGGAGTGTCTGTATagctgccatcgcaataaaacgcGCCAACGTCTCGACGCTCTGGCTTGAACCATGCCCTAATTGTTCGACCAGCGGTTCTCGGCCATACTTGTGTCAGGAACCCTTTGTGGACTGGTGGAAGTGATGGGGGCCCCCTGTAGTCAACTAGTGGGGAAGGGGGGTAGCAAAGCACTATTTTCTTTTCGACGAACAAAATGAGCAACACGCATTGCAAcgtcttttattatttttttattgttatctTGTGCGCGTTGCCACCGCAGTTGTGAGAGCAGCTCCCAGAACTGGGAATGAGTCGAGGCTAAACTGGCCTCCAAAaattgtgcaattaaaaaaaatttagaacAAGATTTTCGAATACGCAGAGTTTAGCATTAAATATTCAATGAAATATTGGGTAGTGATTTGCGCATAAATTTATTAGCAACTTCGGTTAACTTGATAAGTTGGAAATTTGCAACTACAATTTCAATGTTCTCAAACTAGACAACTGAGGCATTACATCGAAACATTAGGCATCTGGATCATGTTAGCTTGGAAAATTTATCCATTCTTAGTAGCTGTTCTCATCAACTTGCGCTTTAAATACCGCATCAAATGCCCGTAAACACGGAGCTATTTCATCCTGTGCAACTCGTCACTCATCGCACGTGCTATGAAGCAGTAAAGTGAGAATCGGAGGTGGTGCTGAtataaaaaaaagacgaaaaaaaaaggcatcctCGCTGTCCGCAAGCCCGAGCCGCTGGCTTTGTTCACGGTTGCATCGTTTAGAGGGTAAGTAATCTTTACAAGCGAAATTTCGCCGGCAGCACCGAattattaaaaaataataattaaaaattaaTAAATTATTAATAAGAAATTCCTAAAGACTCTAAAGCAACAGTGTGTTCTCATATCTGCCGTTTCAAAATATAGGTCAGGCCGTTTAGCTAAAGCTTAAAAAAATAGGTAGCGCCCATTCCACGATGATTGTCGACGGTCATGCATTTACCATTGAATAGATATAGTGACACAACACATTGcaaccgtcgaaacgagttatgaaCGAGGTATGGACTGCAGCGGAATTCCTCCTTTGtccttccctaagaacactcggcgcatCTGAAGCCGTCGCCGCGAAGCCTGAGCGTGGCCTCCAAAATTCATGGCACGCCATTGCGGGCGAACGCTGAGAAAGACGTGATCAGGCAGCGCGGCTCATCTCTCGCGCTTCCTTCTGCACAAGGTTCGCCATCTGGTGGCAATGCTGGGAATTCCGCTCGTGGCCCCCGCGACGACAAGCTTGGTGCGCAGATGCCCGCGAACCCTGAGAGTCGTTCCCTCGCTTGCGGCGCAGCTAGGGGCGCATACTCAGTCACCAGAGTGGgcgagaggttcgttgaagagcggcacatgcccagtgcattcGTGGTGCAGCCTGCTAATCCACTGGGTTGCCCTCCTTGAGGAAATTTTGTGACGTCGGTAAAATTGCAATCAGCATCGTCTAAATTTGAGCGATCCAGTGCAGAACGCCACATTCCCGTACCTAGTttcccaagttggcgtcaaaggcgCTTATgtaagagtggcacatacctattCGCACATAAcgggtgacccaagttggcattaaAGAGGTTCATCAAAGAATAGCGCAGAGCAAGTGGCACATCCTACACAGTGGCGCATCTACCATGACCGATGCCGGCGTGAAAGAGGCTCGTCCAAAAGCGGCACCGTTGCACACATTGGCACCTTCTCAGTGGTCCAAGTTGGTTCTATGGTTGTTGTCGAACCCTGTTATATCAACACAGGAGCCCGATGCGTTAGCCATTCGACCACCACAGACCACCTTACTACCCAGGTAGGCGCGAgaacggttacatacatacatacatacatacatacatacatacatacatacatacatacatacatacatacatacatacatacatacatacacagacagacagacggacggacggacggacggacggacagacggacagacagacagacagacagacagacagacagacagacagacagacagacagacagacagacagacagacagacagttcCAGGAAAGTGCCTAACATAGCCTATGAGTGCAAGCGCATTAAAACGAATCAGCTTAATTTCTAAACACTGCAACGTTTTTTGATTAAGCATGGCACGAGTTCATCATGTCCAGCTTCTTGCCTCTGAGTTCACTGCTAACAAACATGACAACCAGCTCGTCTTATTCCGGGTGCGACATGAGCTATTATTCCCGTGTGCTAGTTGGTGCCGTCGCGGCGTTGGCGTACTCGATGAAATGAGTCATTGATGCATTTTTCGTTTTATTCAAAGGGAGAAAACGGCAGCGAACGAAGAGTGGTGTCTTGCAACCAGTGGGATTACGCCGGTGACCGACAGGAAGACAGCATCGTCAGCGCCTGGGACCTGGTGTGTAGCCGCCACTGGCTCTACGCGCTGTCGGAGTCCACGTACATGATGGCCCCCATGGTGTTCGTTCCACTGGCAGGAATCGCGGCTGACCGCCAGGGGCGCAGGCCCATTATCCTTGCCTGCGCCTTCACGATGCTGCTTGCCAGCCTTGCTGCCAGTTCGTCGCAGGTTTTCACCATGTTCCTTGTGACACGGTCTTTTGTTGCCGCCTCGAGCAGCACCACCAATCTGCTGGTTTTCATCGTGCTTTACGAGGTGACGGGCGAGGAACATCGCGCTCTCTACAGCCTCCTGGCTACGAGCGTCGGTTCGGCGATGGCGATGCCGCTGATGTCCCTCGTGTCGATGGCCAATCCGAGTTGGTGGCTATCTCACACGTTCCTCGCAACGGTCACTGCGGTGGCGGTTGCCTGGTGCGACATGATCGACGAGTCTCCGGTCTGGCTCATTGAAACGCACAGAATTCGGCTAGCCGAGCTCGTGATACTGAACGCTGCCGCGCAAAACCGCATCGACCTGGCCAAGGCCAGGACAACGTTCAAGGCGCTCAGGCGGCAGCTGGAGAAGCGAGAGACGGCGTCCCCGACGAGCACCACCGGCTCGGCCAGAGTATCCCCGCTTAGCCGGCGCGCTGTATCCGTGCTCGTTTCCTGGTTCGGGGTGTGCTTTGCTTTCTACGGAACAGGCCTTCGCGAGACGTCACTCGATACCCATCGGGCGGTGTTGGCATTCACGCTACACGTGCTGCTGCTCGTCGCCGCCTACCGAGGCATCACTAAGTGGGGCCAACGAGTCTCGTTGTCCATGGTGCTGGCGCTGCTCGGCGTGTCCAGCACCCTCCAGGCCGCACTCCATCAATTGGAAATCACCATACCCTGGACCGTGCTTACGAGACTCGTGGTCAACAGCAGCGCCGCCGTATCCATGTCGGTCAACTACGGCTACACGACGGAAGTGTTCCCCACCTCGATACGAAGCAGAGGCCTCTGCGTGTCGTACTCGGTCGGGCGTGCTGGGGCGCTGCTGGCCACGTTTGTGAACTCGATGTTTTCTGACAATGCTCTCGTGTTCGACATCACCATGACGCTGATCGTGTTTGCCAGCGGGATGGCGATCCAGTGGCTGCCCGAAATATTTGTCCACAAGAAGATGCAGCCGTCGACACTGGAGCCGGCCGCATTGACCGATCAGCAACGGAAGGAAGCGCTGAAAGCATCCTTGGCCCAGGGCACGGAGCCTGTCGCCAAGAGGGCCAAACGTCACAAACGGCATCGCAAGCCAGCACACGACGTTACGTTACCGGAGGTGCTAACACCGTCTGGGACGATGTCCCCAATGGCAGTGGTTAGCACAAGGGACAAGTACCTTTCTTCGTCCAAGAGTGTGAGACGCtcgcagcagaaaaagaaaggaacaaacagCACGGCCGTTTCGCCACCGTCACTAGGACCTATTTCGCGCTGACCGCATCTTTTATTATTACCCAGCTACATCCTTTGCTTTCGCTGCAAACAGCATGGTATCTTTAGTTTTGTTTCGTGTTTCCATGCATATCATGACACTCTGCTTTTAGTGAATTTCGTTACAAAAGTATTATTGTACATCGACTGCATCAGACACCGCGTTTTTGATTGCTCTCGTGAAACTTGTGCCCTTTCGATGGAACTCTCTTTTGGGGCCCTGTGCTATTGAAGGCACAGCCACGGGACCCCACCCGCGGAAGTGTGCTGTGATGCTTACGCCAAATGCAATTGATATAACGCGTCGTTTTCTTGCGTACACGCAGACCTCGAGGAATCGGACCTGCGCGCAGCCACGCCGTCTATTTGCCTATGACTGCTGGGTTGCGGTCTTGCTGCCTCAAAGAGGCATATAGCTCCGCAACGGCCTCGAGCATTCTGACTGAAACTTGCGAAAGTGTACTTCTTTGAGTATGCCACGCAACTCACGCTGTTTGTTCCTTTTGTGATGCTGATCAAACGTAGAGTGGTCATCCGTAAAAGTAGGCACAATTCCCCCGCCGGCCGAACTTGCGGTTGTTAGGAGACACCTTCCCGCAGTGCGACTATAAATAACCGTTCTAGTAGGTAGAAAGCAGGTATTTGTGACAGACCGATCACCTTTGTTGCCCTTGACGGCTACGAGAGTCCCAACTATGCATGCCGATGCCTCGAATGGGCCTGCGAGCAGGACTGCCGCCTTTTCATGGACACAATTTGTGCGATCGCTCGTAGGCTGATCCCATCAATGTCGTAAGACGTTATCGCGCCCTAAAGTGTGAGCCGAGTATATCATTGGTAAAAGGGGATTGTGCAAGTCATGGCATTCATAATTCAGCACAGCAGGGTGCCTTCTAACCTCAACGAAAAGATTTGATGGAAGCATTTTAGATATTGGCGCCTATGAATGTGGCCGGGTCCTGGACAGGCCATTAGTAGTAAAGCTATGTAATACAACTGCTTTCAGACTGATTTCTTTTAGAAACTACATCAGCATCGATATTGCAAATCGTTCCGGTAGAAATAAGCATTTGAAGTCAGTGATAGAATGAACACACTTCAGTAGAGTTGTCGA is a window from the Dermacentor variabilis isolate Ectoservices chromosome 3, ASM5094787v1, whole genome shotgun sequence genome containing:
- the LOC142574839 gene encoding solute carrier family 22 member 7-like; its protein translation is MESGANAGSDQVASPPRSILDGFVSSSDTRPIIQENVYVILGHGKFQRRVLSCAVLCLTVLLLHAFAYRLIGRPVQHWCRPPDEFLHVPVQEWKNVAIPVLADGSLSECSVYDPPVPGENGSERRVVSCNQWDYAGDRQEDSIVSAWDLVCSRHWLYALSESTYMMAPMVFVPLAGIAADRQGRRPIILACAFTMLLASLAASSSQVFTMFLVTRSFVAASSSTTNLLVFIVLYEVTGEEHRALYSLLATSVGSAMAMPLMSLVSMANPSWWLSHTFLATVTAVAVAWCDMIDESPVWLIETHRIRLAELVILNAAAQNRIDLAKARTTFKALRRQLEKRETASPTSTTGSARVSPLSRRAVSVLVSWFGVCFAFYGTGLRETSLDTHRAVLAFTLHVLLLVAAYRGITKWGQRVSLSMVLALLGVSSTLQAALHQLEITIPWTVLTRLVVNSSAAVSMSVNYGYTTEVFPTSIRSRGLCVSYSVGRAGALLATFVNSMFSDNALVFDITMTLIVFASGMAIQWLPEIFVHKKMQPSTLEPAALTDQQRKEALKASLAQGTEPVAKRAKRHKRHRKPAHDVTLPEVLTPSGTMSPMAVVSTRDKYLSSSKSVRRSQQKKKGTNSTAVSPPSLGPISR